The window TCGCGTCCGCCCGCTCGCCACGGCCGCGATCGGTGCACTCGGTGGACTGCTCGTGGGGCTGACCTCCGTCGGCGCGGGATCGATCATGATGGTGCTGTTCGCCTGCACGTATCCGTCCCTGTCCACCGGTTCGCTCGTCGGCACCGACCTCGCGCAGGCGATCCCGCTCGGCGCAGCTGCCGCGCTCGGCGCGCTCGCCTTCGGCCACCTCGACCCGGTCGTGACGGGCTCCGTGCTCACCGGCGGCCTCCCGGGCGCACTCGCGGGCTCGCTGCTCTCGTCCCGCGTACCGGACCGCTTCGTGCGCCCAGCGGTGACCCTCGCCATCCTCGCCTCCGGGCTGCGGTATGCAGGCGTCGGGACCGGAGCGCTCGGCTGGCTGCTGGCGAGCGTCCTCGTCGGGGGCGCCTGCTGGATGGCGTGGCGCGTGGCCGGGAAGCGGTCCACCCCGGACGAACGCGCGCGAGACGGGACGGTGGCGCGTCGGGCTGCCGAGCCAACGACGGCGGCGAGTGGACCGGACACCGGCCGGGACCGGTCGCGTCCGGGACCTGCTCGGACACGCACGTCACCAGCACGCAGGAAGCCCACCGCGAGCGCACCCGTTCCGTTGCACGATCCGTAGGCCTACGGCCCGCACCCGGCTCGACGCTGCTGCGGAGACCGCCCGCGAGGGGGCGATCGACGCGCACGTGCGCTGCGACCTCGGCGCCGCCGTCTGCAGTCCGGTGCCCAGTCCGACACGACGTGTGGCTGACAGGCGCTCCTCCGGGCTCCGCAGCAGGAACCTGGTCGGGGGCAGGTTCCTCGCGTGGTGGCCGTCTCGTCGATGCCGAGCTGCACGTCCTTCGATCCCCAGCGCGCGGCACGGATGTCCCGGCGTCGCCAGTCGAGGATGCTCGCCTCGCTGCGCGCGCGAGAGCCGCGCCGACCGGTGATCGTCACCGGGACGTCGTGGTCGGCACGCAGGTGCGAGCACCACGGTGCACGCGGACGACGCGGCGTGCTCGTCGACCGGGTGCGCACGCTCGACGAGACCGACGTCGTGCTCGACCGTCCGGTAGCGGGCAGCGAGCGCCTCGTGCGCACCGCTGGCCCGCCCTCGCTCGGTCAGTCCACCAGGCGGACACCTCCGCCCCCGCGGCCGCGGTCCGCTCCCTCGGGCTCGGCTCCCACCCCGCCTCGCCGACCGCCTCGCGCCGCAGCGGGGCGAGGCGGTCGTCGCCGCCGAGCCTTCCTGCCGGGCCGAGCGTCAGCACGGCTCGGTGCGCGTCCCGCGGAGCCATCGCCACCGGCGCCCGGCCGGGCACGGAACGCGAGATCCTCGCCGAGGTGACCGCAGGCGACAGGCCAGTCGAGAGCGGGGCGTCGCACGCGACGACCCCGCTCCAGCACGTGCGCCTCACCGCCGGCGCGCCGCGGCACGCGCGTCACGGTGCGCTGCCGACTCGCGCCGGAAGCGCGCGCCGACGAGGTCGAGGTGCGCCTTGCTCACGGGGCGCGACTCGCAGTGCGCACGCGCGCGCCGAGTTCGTGCGCATCTTCCTTGAGGATCCCCGCAAGGCCGCCGCGCGCAGGCTCGGCGACGGGCCGACGACGCTCGACGGCCGGGTGACGAGCGCTCCGCCACCAGCGGCGCTGCGACCGACGAGCCGACGCCACGCGGCCGCCCCCGCCGACGCCGAGTGGCGCCGCCGCGTCCTGGCGCGAGCGCGCCCCGCGGGCGCCCGCCGCGGGCCTGAGGGCCCGATTAGCTTGGCCCGCGTGTTTCGCCCAAGGCACCGACGGCGGCGCTCGCGCTTCGACGAGCACCGCTGGCCACGCCGCCTGCTCGCTCCCGGCGCCGGCCTCGCCCTCGCCGCCGTCGCCTTCGTGCTCGTCCAGCTGCTGCGCCCCGTTCCGGGCCCGTCCCTGCGACCGGTCGTTCCCGCGCTCGACCGGCTCCCGGGCGCCCTGCCCTCTCTCGCCACGCCGGCCGGAGCACAGGCGATCGTCGCCGTCCAGGGCCTGGGCGTGCTCGCGGCGGCCGGCACCATGCGGCCGTCGCCGATCGCGAGCGTGACGAAGGTGATGGCCGCACTCGTCGTCCTGCGCGACCACCCCCTGCGTCCGGGCGAGCAGGGTCCGCGCCTCACCGTCACGGCGAGCGACGTCACGACCTACGAGCGCGAGCAGGCCGCGGGCGACTCCGTCGTCGCCGTCCGGGCGGGAGAGCGCCTGAGCGAGCTCCAGGCCCTCGAGGCCGCCCTCGTCCCCTCCGGGGACAACATCGTTCGCCTCCTCGCCCGCTGGGACGCCGGCGACACGGGTCGCTTCGTCGCCAAGATGAACGCCCTGGCGCGAGCGCTCGGGCTGCGCCACACGCACTACGCAGGCCCGAGCGGCGTCGACCCGAGATCGGTCTCGACCGCCGCCGACCAGGTCCGCCTCGCCCAGGTGGCGCTGGCGAACCCGGTGTTCGCCCGCATCGTCTCGCTCCCGCAGGTGAACCTGCCGGTCGCCGGGCTGCAGTACAACGTCGACGGCGACCTCGGGCGGGACGGGATCGTCGGGGTGAAGACGGGCTGGGTACCCGCCGGTGGCGCCTCCTTCGTCGTCGCGGCGCGACGCGACAGCGCGGGACACGCCGAGACGATCATCGGCGCGGTGGTGGGCGTCACGGGAGGCACGCCGCTGCCGAGCGCGCTCGCCGCCGGCAGGGCGCTCGTCGAGACGGCGGCGCGCGCGCTGCGCCGGGAGCGGGTCCTTCCGGCGGGGAAGCGCATCGCGACGCTCGTCTCGCCCGACGGGTCGCGCGTCGCCGTGGTCACCGACGCGCCGGTCTCGCTCGTCGCCTGGCCCGGAGCGGCCGTCGTGGAGACGGTGGACGCACGCCCGCGCCTCGCGCTCCCGGCCCGGGCGGGGGCGCCCATCGGGACCTTGACGGTCCGCCTCGGCTCCGAACGGGCCCGCGTCGGCCTCGTGGCAGGCGGGCCCCTCGCCGCGCCGTCGCTGTCGTGGCGGTTCTGGCGGCTCTAGCCTGAGGGCCGCGCCAGGTCAGCTCCGGAGCACGAGCCGCTCGGAGCGCTGCGCGCCGAGCGCGACGGCGAGGCCGAGGACGCCGACGTCCCGAACGACGAGGTCCGACAGGCCGGCCGTCGCCCACAGCGAGATGACGATCTCGAGCAGCAGGACCGCCGCCGCGAGCGCCGCGGTGCGCGGCGCGATGCCGGCGACGATGGCGACGGCGAGGACGAGCAGCACCCAGCCGTGGGCGAGGACGAGGACCTCGGCGGCACGCGACGCGGGCGAGAGCACGGGAACGTAGCCCGTCCACGCGCGCGGCGCGACGAGCTCGTGGTAGCCGAACCAGGCGAGCACGAGTCCGAGCAGGATGCGTGCCAGGAGGGGCGCCCACGCCGAGAGGCCGCCCTCGAGCCGGGCGAGGCCGGCGCGCCGGCTGCTCGCGGCCGGACGAGTCGCGCGTGGCGCCCGTCGGCGGCCCTCGGCGGCGGTCGCGCCCTTCACCCGAGGAGGTGGCCGGCGGCGTCGGTGACCACGACCCCGTCGTCGCCGGCCGAGTAGTCGGCGTCGTTCGAGTCGTCGCCGAGGGTCGTCTCGATGAAGTAGACCCGGTCGCCGAGCGCGAGCGGGGTCGTGCGCGGCGCCTGCCCGAAGCTCGGCGCCCCGACGCTCAGGAGCTCCCTGCCACCCGAGACGCGCACGCGGAAGGTGAAGCCCGCGATGGCGAGCTTGGTCCGCTCGCTCAGTGGCCCGGGGTACACGCGGTACGCGTAGGGCGCGTACGGCGTCGACGACAGGAGCGGGCCGACCTTCGGCGCAGGGCGCGGCCGCGTCGGCCGGTGGGGGGAGGCGACCGGTCGTGCAGGCGGACGGGCAGACGGCGTGCTCGCAGAGAGGCTGGGCGGCGCGGCGAGACCGCGACCGTAGCCGTGGATCGCGAGCGCGATGGCGACACAGCCGGCGCCTGCGAGCACGGCGAGCCCGCGCGCCCCGACGTGCTCGCTGCCGATCCTCATTCGCCAGTCCTCCTGCGCGTACTGGGTGGGACGAGCACCCCGACGTGCCATCGACCCGCGCCGAGCCTACCGAGGCCAGTAGCCGACGTCGTGGCGGGTCTCGCCGGCGGCGAGGCAGCCCCGCCGAGCGCTGGGCCGGCGGGCCGCTAGTCCCCCCCGGACGCCCGCGACCGGGCTCCGAGCCGGCGCAGGGCGCGCAGCCCGGCGCCGAGCGCCACCGCCTCGCCGGCGAGCGGCGCGCCCGCGAGCCCGAGGAGCGCCTCGACGCGGTCCGCCCGCAGGCCGGCGACCAGCTCGACGAGGGCGCTCGACGCGGCCTCGGCCTCGTCGCCGACCGGCCCGATCCCGAGGCAGGCGAGGCCTGCGGCGAGCCATCCGGGCCCGGCGGAGCGCCTCGCGGTCCCGCCCGTCCGTGCGGCGCCACCGCGCGGGGGCTCCGGGTGCTCCGGACGTCGTCCTCGCGCGCTCCGTGGCGGCTCGTGCGCCACCGCGTCGGCAATCACCGAACCCGTGCTCCAGAAATAAGCCGAGCACCAAGCGGACAAGAGCGGAAATGCCCTGACCGAATCCGGAGAGAAGACGTGCGGAGAAGAACGCTCCGACGGCACGTCATCCCACGTAGCTTGCTCGACATCGCATCCGTAGACTACGCGTACGCTGACACCATTGTCCAAATCTTGGACAGCTCGCCCGCCCTTCTTCGTCGAACCTGCGTCGGATTCGGCCGGTCTTGCTTCCGGCACGGACGGTGGACCGCAGCGGGTTCGACCACGGAGAGTGATCACTCAAGGCGACCGCGGCCCGTGCCGTTAGGCGGGCGTGCGCGCCAGCCCAGCGCCGCCACCGTGCTCGGGCGCCACGAGGGCAGCCGAGGGTCCCCGGTCTCGAGGAGCGACCTAGTGACGGTCGCGCTCCCCGCGCCGGAGACGGCGATCGCGGCGGCGCGCTCGGCCGTGTGGCTCGCCGAGGCCGCGCACGCCGGGGAGCCGATGCCCCCGCTGCGCCGGCGGCGCGAGCCCGGACGGCCGCTCAGCGTCACCTACCTCATGCCTCGCACGGACGTCGGCGGCGGCGCGCGCGTCCTGCTCGAGCACGCGAACCACCTCAGCGCCCTCGGCCTGTCCGTCACCGTCGTCGCGCAGGGACCGCCGCCGGACTGGTTCGGGCTGCGGGTCCCCTTCGTCTCCGTCGGCTACGGCGAGCCGCCCGCGGACGCGATCCCGCCCTGCGACCTCATCGTCGCCGGCTACTGGGACCTCGTCCTGCCGGCGCGACGGCGCGCCATCGCCCCCGTCGTGCACTTCGAGCAGGGCGACTTCCACCTCTACGAGCAGCTGCCGCCGTCGGTGCGCTCCCTCGTCGGACCGTTCCTGTGGGCCGCGGACGACACGATCGCCGTCGGGCCAGCCGCGCAGGAGGCGCTCGCCGAGCGCTACGAGGTGCGCGCCGGGCGCGTCGCCAACGCCGTCGACGTCGAGCGCTTCTACCCGGCGCCGCGGCGCCCCGGAGCGACGCCGACGGTCCTGTTCGTCGGCTGGGACGGCACCGAGTTCAAGGGGATCGCCGACGCCCGCGCCATCGCCGCCGGGCTCGCTCGGTCGCACCCGGCCGCCCGCGTCGTGTGGGTCACCCCCCGGCCGCCGTGCCACGGCCCGCTCGGCGAGACCGTCGTCGACCCGGACGCCGACCGCCTCGCCCGCCTCTACCGGGAGGCCGACGTCTACGTGTGCGTCTCGCGCTACGAGTCCTTCCCGCTCCCACCGCTCGAGGCGATGGCCTCCGGCGCGGCGGTCGTCTCGACCGCCAACGGCGGGATCGCCGCCTTCGGCCGGCACAACGAGAACTGCCTCATCGTGCCCGTCGGCGACGTCGCCGGGCTCCTCGAGGCGACGCGCCGCCTCCTCGACGACGAGCCGCTGGCGAACCGCCTGCGCTCGGCCGGCCTCGCCACCGCACGCGCGCTGTCCTGGCCGGCGATCGCCCGCGAGGTCGCCGGGCGCTACGAGGCGCTCGCCGGCCGCGCCGAGGTCGAGCCGCCCCTCGGGGAGTTCGACCTCGAGCTCGAGGGCCTGCGCTTCTGCCGCCCGGGCGACGAGGCGCGCCTGCGGGACCGCCTGCGCGCCTGCGCGACGAGCGAGCTCGCCGTCCCCGTCTCGCAACCCGCGGCCCTCGGGCACCGCGTCGTGCGCTGGCGCGTGATCGCCCGGCGCGACGAGGGGGTGCCGGGCGTGACCCGGGCCTACCTCCCCCTGCGCAGCGACGAACCGCTCGGCGACGCCCCCTACCAGCCCGCCCTCGCCGCGCTGCGCGCCGGCCGCCCGCAGCGAGCGCTCGGCGACCTCCTCGAGCGCTGCCGCGGCGCGCCCCGCGCCGAGGAGGCGGTCCTCGGGCGCTGGATCGTCCTCGCCCTCGTGGGGTGCGGGCAGGTCGCCGAGGCGCTCGAGACGGCCGGCGCGTTCGCGAGGGACCACCCCGGGCATCCCGACTACCTCTACCTCGCCCTCGCGTGCGCTCGGGCGGGAGGGATCCCCGGTGGGAGCGGTCTCGCGGCGGCGGTCGCCGCGATCAGGGCGGGCGCGGCCTTCGACGAGTGGTTCGACGACCCCGCCGGCCTGCTGCGCGTCGCGCTCGCCGCCTGAGGGGCGAGCCCGGCGCGAGCCGTCGCCACCACGGCCTCGATCGGCGGCCCCGAGCCGGCGTCGCGTGCCGCTCGAGCGCGCTCGCGCCGGCGCGGTGCCCGGACGCGAGGGGGGGAGGGGCGCCTCGCCCCTCCCCCGCCCCCCGTGCCCGGGGCGGCTCGCTCAGATGAGCTTCAAGGCCAGCTGCGGGAGCTGCTGCACCTGCGCGAGCACGGCGACGCCGGACTGCTCGAGGATGTTGAGCGACGTGAACTGCGAGGTCGCTGCGGCGATGTTCACGTCGACGAGGTTCGCCCGAGCGGCCGTGAGGTTCTGCTGGGCGACGGTGACGTTGTTCGCCAGCACCTGGATCTGGTTCTGGGCGGCGCCGACGGAGGCGGCCGAGGAGGCGAGCG of the Acidimicrobiales bacterium genome contains:
- a CDS encoding sulfite exporter TauE/SafE family protein; translated protein: MKPSIVLASAAVGLLVGLTGAGGGALMTPILLLLFRLRPSTAIYSDLVATFPMRLIGAATHLRRGRVSIPLVTWTSVGSVPAAFTGALVLHLLGNGRSAADISEHLLGGALLAGAGLLAVRAVRSRHSCEEPGAHLRDLRVRPLATAAIGALGGLLVGLTSVGAGSIMMVLFACTYPSLSTGSLVGTDLAQAIPLGAAAALGALAFGHLDPVVTGSVLTGGLPGALAGSLLSSRVPDRFVRPAVTLAILASGLRYAGVGTGALGWLLASVLVGGACWMAWRVAGKRSTPDERARDGTVARRAAEPTTAASGPDTGRDRSRPGPARTRTSPARRKPTASAPVPLHDP
- a CDS encoding glycosyltransferase family 4 protein, giving the protein MTVALPAPETAIAAARSAVWLAEAAHAGEPMPPLRRRREPGRPLSVTYLMPRTDVGGGARVLLEHANHLSALGLSVTVVAQGPPPDWFGLRVPFVSVGYGEPPADAIPPCDLIVAGYWDLVLPARRRAIAPVVHFEQGDFHLYEQLPPSVRSLVGPFLWAADDTIAVGPAAQEALAERYEVRAGRVANAVDVERFYPAPRRPGATPTVLFVGWDGTEFKGIADARAIAAGLARSHPAARVVWVTPRPPCHGPLGETVVDPDADRLARLYREADVYVCVSRYESFPLPPLEAMASGAAVVSTANGGIAAFGRHNENCLIVPVGDVAGLLEATRRLLDDEPLANRLRSAGLATARALSWPAIAREVAGRYEALAGRAEVEPPLGEFDLELEGLRFCRPGDEARLRDRLRACATSELAVPVSQPAALGHRVVRWRVIARRDEGVPGVTRAYLPLRSDEPLGDAPYQPALAALRAGRPQRALGDLLERCRGAPRAEEAVLGRWIVLALVGCGQVAEALETAGAFARDHPGHPDYLYLALACARAGGIPGGSGLAAAVAAIRAGAAFDEWFDDPAGLLRVALAA